One region of Armigeres subalbatus isolate Guangzhou_Male chromosome 3, GZ_Asu_2, whole genome shotgun sequence genomic DNA includes:
- the LOC134227752 gene encoding LOW QUALITY PROTEIN: probable DNA mismatch repair protein Msh6 (The sequence of the model RefSeq protein was modified relative to this genomic sequence to represent the inferred CDS: substituted 1 base at 1 genomic stop codon), protein MSKNKDKLNSSNTLFNYFSKSPATPKIKPASASNPGTPVSSAAVASKADTPKSVKKEKVAPSPATKEKVLNESRGDTDEDEIQPMKKRRRIIVDQEDEDGDSDSENRVKNDKTPPKTELLSSFKRVEKDDASESPVQKRVKIEKTDSSEGQQDLADLGDEKDLTGSVLDEPTVWAHQKLDFIKPEKIKDIQGNRPSSEKYDSRTLYVPESFLNTLTPAMRQWWELKCRHMDCVLFFKVGKFYELYHMDATVGVEELGFSYMKGEFAHSGFPEQAYERMATLLVEKGFKVARVEQTETPDMMQERCKKNKSNTKYDKVVKREICQVSLKGTEVFGQQVHLTLNHQPKYMLAITERIKGEVGSRYGVCFIDTSLGIFHVGEFEDDTQGSRLLTLLSHYAPVLVLQERNVISSGTQQIFKTVLAGIRKEALTNESQFWSAEKTLKYLAENFYGGSTEEQNSKWPLVIRSLLDKNDHLGLTPDDNYKLALKALGGSIWYLKRCLLDQQIIALASFELYIPPDDVEIRKDLKIVNTNRFMVLDSITLNNLRITEGEQSLINKMDHCCTKFGKRLLHHWICSPSCERHVIVERQEAVSELLDDVSLLQDVRQILGELPDLERMLAQIHTFGNADRVKNHPDGRAILYEEQTYGKKKIQDFINTLRGFKALCSLPELFKKASSKLMIRLTQTPEYVPDMADXIRFFEESFDHEAALKTGVIAPGEGLDAEYDAVGKEINDILEELEEYKRKQEKYFGCKIVYFGTDKKRFQLEIPESSAKKANSGYTLEGQKKGKNGVKRYHTDETRDFLKRMLQTEDQRKLVLKDLSRRIFERFSSSYEMWKVCIDLTGTLDVLTSLAEYARSEGNMCVPEMLDDDQGQIFDLEEGIHPCVSDSENYIPNGVNIGGEGAPLVLLTGPNMGGKSTLMRQVGILAIMAQIGSRIPAESCRMTLIDRIFTRLGANDDIMAGHSTFLVELNETSTILKHATRKSLVLLDELGRGTATYDGTSIAGAVVNYLADLKCRSMFSTHYHNLVDSFTMDSRVRLGHMACMVENEDDEDPTQETVTFLYKYADGACPKSYGFNAAKLAGMPACIIKRAHELSKTMEADALKRRIFTKSLLQADHQDLKDLLHKLKACRF, encoded by the exons ATGTCCAAAAACAAAGATAAATTGAACAGTTCGAATACTCTGTTCAATTACTTTTCCAAATCGCCGGCAACGCCAAAAATCAAACCGGCCTCCGCTTCCAATCCCGGAACACCGGTAagtagtgcagcggttgcttcAAAAGCGGACACCCCAAAGAGTGTAAAAAAGGAGAAGGTCGCACCGTCGCCGGCGACAAAGGAAAAAGTTTTAAATGAGTCCCGCGGAGATACAGATGAGGATGAGATTCAACCGATGAAGAAGCGAAGGCGAATTATCGTGGATCAGGAAGATGAAGACGGAGACTCGGACAGCGAGAACCGTGTCAAGAATGATAAGACGCCCCCAAAGACGGAGTTGTTGTCCTCATTCAAGCGGGTGGAAAAGGACGATGCTTCAGAATCACCGGTGCAGAAAAGGGTGAAAATCGAGAAGACGGATTCCAGCGAAGGGCAGCAGGATTTGGCGGATCTGGGCGATGAGAAAGATCTTACCGGCTCCGTATTGGATGAACCAACCGTGTGGGCTCATCAGAAGCTGGACTTCATAAAACCGGAGAAGATCAAGGATATTCAGGGCAACAGACCGAGCAGCGAAAAGTATGACTCCCGAACACTTTACGTGCCGGAATCATTTCTCAATACGTTGACGCCG GCCATGCGTCAATGGTGGGAATTAAAATGTCGCCACATGGATTGTGTGCTTTTCTTCAAAGTAGGAAAGTTCTATGAACTTTATCATATGGATGCCACTGTCGGGGTTGAAGAATTGGGGTTTTCTTATATGAAGGGTGAATTTGCTCACTCCGGATTTCCTGAGCAAGCCTACGAGCGCATGGCCACTTTGTTAGTCGAGAAAGGATTCAAAGTGGCCAGGGTCGAGCAAACCGAAACACCGGATATGATGCAGGAAAGATGCAAAAAGAATAAATCCAACACCAAGTACGACAAGGTGGTGAAGCGTGAGATATGCCAAGTATCTTTGAAGGGGACAGAAGTATTTGGCCAACAAGTTCATTTGACACTGAACCATCAGCCAAAGTATATGCTTGCTATTACGGAACGGATCAAAGGTGAAGTTGGCAGCCGATATGGCGTTTGTTTCATTGACACTTCCTTGGGAATCTTCCATGTTGGTGAGTTCGAAGATGACACCCAAGGTTCTCGGCTACTCACACTCCTGTCCCATTATGCGCCGGTACTGGTTCTGCAAGAGAGGAATGTGATTTCGAGTGGGACACAACAAATCTTTAAAACTGTTCTGGCAGGAATCAGGAAGGAGGCTCTAACGAACGAGTCTCAATTTTGGTCCGCTGAGAAAACGTTAAAATACCTTGCGGAAAATTTCTACGGTGGTTCTACTGAGGAACAGAATTCAAAGTGGCCACTGGTGATTCGTTCATTGTTGGACAAAAACGATCATCTAGGATTGACTCCCGATGATAATTACAAATTAGCGTTGAAAGCTTTAGGAGGTTCCATTTGGTATCTGAAGCGGTGCCTATTGGATCAGCAAATTATAGCTCTGGCTAGTTTTGAGTTGTATATTCCCCCAGATGATGTAGAAATACGCAAGGATTTAAAGATTGTTAACACCAATCGTTTTATGGTGCTGGATTCCATTACTTTGAACAATCTCCGGATCACTGAAGGGGAACAATCACTGATCAATAAGATGGATCACTGTTGCACGAAGTTTGGCAAACGTCTCCTCCATCATTGGATATGTTCTCCTAGCTGTGAAAGGCATGTGATTGTCGAACGTCAGGAGGCAGTTTCAGAACTGTTGGACGATGTTTCGCTACTGCAGGATGTGCGACAAATTCTCGGCGAACTACCAGATCTCGAGCGGATGCTGGCTCAAATTCACACCTTTGGTAATGCAGATCGCGTTAAAAACCATCCAGATGGAAGGGCCATCCTCTACGAAGAACAAACCTACGGAAAGAAGAAAATCCAGGACTTTATCAACACGTTAAGAGGATTCAAAGCTCTGTGCAGCCTGccagaattgtttaaaaaagccTCCTCGAAGCTTATGATACGATTGACTCAGACACCCGAATATGTCCCAGATATGGCGGATTAGATTCGTTTCTTCGAAGAATCTTTTGATCATGAAGCAGCGCTCAAAACCGGGGTAATTGCCCCAGGAGAAGGCTTGGACGCAGAGTACGATGCTGTTGGAAAAGAAATTAACGATATCCTAGAGGAACTGGAAGAATACAAACGAAAGCAGGAAAAATACTTCGGATGTAAGATAGTCTACTTCGGAACTGATAAGAAACGCTTCCAGTTGGAAATTCCAGAGAGCTCCGCCAAGAAGGCGAACAGTGGTTATACGTTGGAAGGGCAGAAAAAAGGCAAGAACGGCGTCAAGCGCTACCACACGGATGAGACTCGCGACTTTCTGAAACGGATGTTGCAAACCGAGGATCAACGCAAGCTGGTTCTCAAAGATTTAtctcgaagaattttcgaaaggttCTCCAGCAGTTACGAAATGTGGAAAGTCTGCATCGACCTTACCGGAACATTGGATGTTCTAACTTCTTTGGCGGAGTACGCCCGGAGCGAAGGAAATATGTGCGTACCGGAAATGTTGGATGACGATCAAGGACAGATCTTCGACTTGGAAGAAGGGATTCATCCATGCGTGAGCGATTCGGAAAATTATATTCCGAATGGTGTGAACATCGGTGGGGAAGGGGCTCCACTTGTGCTGCTGACGGGTCCCAATATGGGCGGCAAAAGTACTTTGATGCGTCAGGTCGGCATATTAGCCATCATGGCACAAATCGGTTCGCGTATTCCCGCAGAAAGTTGCCGGATGACTTTGATCGATCGCATTTTCACCCGCTTGGGAGCCAACGATGACATTATGGCAGGACATAGCACTTTTCTTGTGGAGCTGAACGAGACGTCTACAATTTTGAAGCACGCCACTCGCAAAAGTTTGGTACTGTTGGACGAGTTGGGACGAGGAACGGCCACCTACGATGGAACGTCCATTGCTGGAGCGGTGGTCAATTACTTGGCGGATCTGAAATGCCGTTCGATGTTTTCCACCCATTACCATAACTTGGTGGACAGCTTCACCATGGACAGTCGCGTTCGGTTGGGTCACATG GCTTGTATGGTGGAAAATGAAGACGATGAAGATCCAACCCAGGAAACGGTCACATTCCTTTACAAATATGCGGATGGAGCATGTCCCAAGTCGTATGGATTCAATGCCGCAAAATTGGCTGGCATGCCGGCCTGCATTATCAAGCGGGCTCATGAG CTTTCTAAAACCATGGAAGCCGATGCGTTGAAGCGCAGAATCTTCACCAAGTCACTTCTCCAAGCTGACCATCAGGATCTGAAAGATCTCCTGCATAAGCTGAAGGCATGTCGGTTTTAA